Sequence from the Cucumis sativus cultivar 9930 chromosome 1, Cucumber_9930_V3, whole genome shotgun sequence genome:
atcttcatcttcatcttcatcatcttcatcatcttcatcttcatcatcttcatcttcatcttcttcatcttcctcttcatcatcttcatcatcttcctcttcttcatcatcttcatcttcatcttcatcttcatcttcttcttcatcttcatcttcttcctcttcctcttcctctgcTGATGCTGCTGCTTCTGCTGcttcttctgcttcttttgctgcttctgcttctgctgcttcttcttcttctgcttctgctgcttcttcttcttctgcttctgctgcttcttcttctgcttctgctgcttcttcttctgcttctgctgcttcttcttcttcttcttcttctccttcttcttcttcttcttcttcttcttctgttgctgcttctgcttcttcttctactgctgcttcttcttcttcttctgctgcttctgcttcttcttcttctgcttcttcttcttcttctccttcttctccttcttctccttctccttcttcttctccttctccttctccttctccttctccttctccttcttcttctccttctttttcttcttcttcttgattcAAACCACAGtaagaaaatgagaggaaGAATTgctcatttttaaaaaccaaaacttcttcttcttcttcttcctcttcttcttcttcctcttcttcttcttcttcttcttcttgattcAAACCACAGtaagaaaatgagaggaaGAATTgctcatttttaaaaaccaaaactaaaagattaaatggatttagttttttgtttgagaaagtAACACTACAAATCCTACTTCCATTCATTGGTTTccaagtgtttttttttttttttttttttttgctatattttaagagtttttaaaaagaagtcagaatttgaaaaaaaatagtacttttcttttagaattttactaaaaacaaCTCTTTTTGCATAAGAAAGATGGAAATGACTTTTGGACGACTTAGATCCATGGAAAAGATTAAGGGATTGAGAACTTTTATTTCACATTGACAAAAATTAGCAATGCCTAGCTAAAGGATGTGAATACCAAGACATGCTAGTTGAGAGACCAAAGAGTGTTGGTGGTTTTAGTATAACATTGTCACCACACTCACAACTATCATCGTTCAATGGGCAAGTTAGATAAACTTGGATGCACtttcacaaaaaataattaagcctactatgaaattttagatttggataAATGTGTTAAGTTAGGATGTTGTGTTAACCTTTGAGAGCAACCGACACTGCTATCACACCGTAATTGCTTTCAAGGCAGTGGTTCATCCATGACGTAACGATTTTCTTCAACATATATGTTCTAACAATTTGAAAGCAATTACAATacaaatttctatcaataatgGTGAAGTCCTTCTCAGTCTATCCAAGCTCGAACCACTTGATGGAGAGAACAACCGTCCCTAgtctaaaaatttattgatcGTATTTGAGCAGTTGGAGGTTGATTATATCTTCACCATGGAGGAGTCGAATCATACCAAAAAGATGATAAATGCTTTTGACATAAAATTCTCGGAGAACCTTGCGATGTTTTTGACCAACTAATTAAGTAGTCCTTTAATATGTGAAAGACAACAAAATAGTTGAAGGTCATTTGTTTAATCATATGACAGACAtagtgtttaatttgtttgtagtCCAAAAGTCAACAAATGTAATTTGGAGTACATTGGAGTTGTGATATATAAGGAGATGACGCATGTCGCAAAAAGTACATCGTCAGTATGACTACAATTTTAGATGTCAAACAAGAAAGCTGTAGTGGAGaaagttcataaatttaaaattttggtagcCACCGTTTTATATAAGGGCAAGAAGATGTATGAGATTCTCCAACAAAATGCTCTACTTCACAAAATTTCTCAATCCTAAAGTGGCTATAGAAACCATCTTAAACgcaaaaacaacaatttgatACAACCATATGCATGCCTACAAATAAGTCAATATGCTAAAAGATAAGctacactactacaaaaatacacTAATCTTTACACTTTTtaacaatcaacaattattaCTCTTGCCGGTTTTTAAATCGTCCTTGAAGCCAacataaaaaaagtcaaagttcaTGACAGTTAGTAAAcattaagaataataaatgttgacattttataaacgtcaagttTACAAATGTTCATGACATGTAAAAACCGTCAAGTATGTTGATGTTAACaacctttaaaaaatgtcaagaccTAAGGTTCTTGACATGTAtgaaaacgtcaagaatgtgagtgttcataaatttgaaaaccgTCAAGAGCTATTCTTTACTTGATACAAAAAATCTGtcaaaaaattgattgtttatgacatataaaaaacatcaagaatgtacatgtttatgacatttaaaaaacgtcaagaatatacTTGTTtgtgacatttaaaaaatgtcaagtctGTTTCAgattaatttagttatatttttgttcttgtattGGCTCTGTAATCCATGTATGTAATTCAACAATCCCATACATATGCATGAGGATATTCGTCAAATATAATTCCAAAAACTTTAACATATATGAACATTACTTCTAGAACATTCCAAAACCTTACATATTTGTTCGATATTGTCATAtacaaaacatatatttctatgaaagttttttttgtaagttAAGATGAACTACATTTCTAGTTCAAGAgacaaaaacttaattaaaaaaacttgaaactaAATGACCTTGGATGATCTTggtttcaaatacaaacttagattccacaacctaaaccaaaatacAACAATGTCAAGTTAAAATAGGTtcacataacaaaatttatcaaatagcgaaaatgaaagagatgTGACTCAATacttaaatgtaaaaaatatatatatatatagaacatAGAATTGTCGGTAAAATAAGAGGTATGAGAATATTATACCACAAACGTAGTTGATAGCACAGCGTATGCACAATGTACTAACCTAGTTAAGTGGTGAATTAAttcccaaaaaagaaaaactgcaAAGCCTCAAATGACTAGAGTGGTTTTCACGTAACATCTTGCAAGtatgatttgttttaaataagaaagtaTAAAACTACATTTCAACATAGAGATCAACacaagcaaagaaaagaaatgatacTGATATATCTAAAGTATCAAACTACATCCCAACCTAAAGATCAACTATGTAGCACATCTCCAAATGACTTTTCCTATCTTATTTGTATCGTCCTAACTTGTTAGTTTATAGTCGTGCAAGTTTACCCTGTTTGTTTATAGTCGTGAAAGTTTACAaactcaaaaataaaatagcatTCCCGATGACAAGGTACTTAGTGAGTTTGAAGTGTTTGTGCAGAAGATACAACCATATATTAGATGCGTCAAGTTCACGATTTCTATCATAGGAAGAGAAACACCTTGCACATTGGTACATCTTGAATAATGTAGATGAAATTGCAAAGTACCGGAAGTAGATACATTCAACTCTAAACTTCACTAGCactttaagtttttgttaagTTATAGTCGTCACAAAGACTCACAACTATGCGTACTTTAGGAAATACTTAGGGTTGATATGTTGTTAGCTCAAAGCATTGTCGACTTATTTAAAAGACATTAAGAGGCATTTTCTAATTGGTTCAGAGATCATGTGATAAGCGTTCAATATGCTTTAAGCTTACAAAGCTAGAGGTCCTTCTAGGATCCTTGTAAACTAACACAAACGAGACTGACTTACTAAATGATTCCAACCAAGATTTAGTTAGAAGATGAATTACTCTTACACCAAACTTAGAATCTATAATGGTCACTCCTAGATCCTAAGACAACTCACTCCATAATTAGATTGATCAAAACTAATCCAATGAATCGATTGAACATTTAACCTAAAACaagatttgaaagaaaagacaatACCAGAGGGATTGAATAAGCAAAAGCTTTTTAGTattcatcatattttttttcttatgagCATTACAAGCCATTTTAAAGGCCAAATTGTCGTGGAGTGACCAGGAACtcaaaaatcattcaaatacatttaattGCAAATTGTAGAAAATAAGACCTAGGAACTTAAAACTTGATTGCACATCAAACGAGCAGCCATTtctcaaaaactaaaagatagAATTGCTTTAAATTGTCTTAAAATATGTGCTATGTAATCCGCTCCTCATAATGGCAACGTTTGACAACCTTTGACATCACGAAATCCTAAGAGATGCAAGTTGGACAACCACTTCTTCACAAATTTTGCACACCTTTTTCATCCCCCGTGCCATCTTCCAAACTACAAAACTTTTTTCGTGCCATCTTGACTCCATTCTCTTCTTGATTTGTTGAACAAACATTATACAAAAATTTGGTTCAAAATTCTCGGCCTCTCGCTGTGCATTTTTCAGCTTTTGAACATGCAGTGTGAAAGCCTCTTGTATCTTCTTTGCCTTACTCCTTGTGATTGGTCCTTCAAGTACATGCAATGGATTATTGATTGAATGATctaagatcgtttagattatgatacacgatcttgtagttctttttaacgatggaaaaaaatacttaaaaatttaaacgattgtgtaaCCATGCTAACAAATCGTGTTGACCATGACAAATTaacgatcgtgttgattatgataaatgatcgtgtattTCAATGTAAATTATCATTAAGAACTTCAAATCTAACGATTGTGTTTACCAtgctaaacgatcgtgttaaCTAtgctaaacgattgtgttggctatggtaaacgatcgtttagatcatgtcAACATGATCATGTAGTTCGCTTTAAACGATGagaaaaaatactttaaatttaaactatcgTGTTGACCATGGTAAACAATTGTGTTgatcatttacaataatatttaaatgatcttGATATTCTCGAATatgagagatgaagaaaaatattgaaacaatcGTGAAATAGCTTCAAAGAATCTGtcgaaaatgatgaagaagaaatagaagatttaaacagaagaataaattgtttagaaatagaaggaaaaaatttgaaagaggagagaaaaaatctggaagagaagaaatcacaaagaaggaagaagaagaaagaagaagaaagagaagtgatGAATCGTTTGCAATATTCAAgggaaaatttgaaaattgtgaaaatattttattgatttcatgatgggtttttgtttttttattacactaactataaatatttattgtttttttttatatttatgtaaattattctaaatactattattgttatttgagTTTATAAATGACATTGGAATGCGTAAGTTGAAAAGACAatgttcttcatcttcttccctCAGATAACCCTAGTCATCGCTGTCCTCTACACCGCCAATCAGCTTGGTGAGTTTAGGTGGATATTTTGGAtctttattatgaaattttaatactCATTAAAGATTAATTGAGACCTTAAATTAAGTTCCttattagaatttattttggttgcATAGCTTTGGAAGGTTCCCTTTGATAAAGCTTGAGGATTTAAACAGTGAAATATTCCATCAAGGTTGGGAGAATTTTTCAATCTCCATttggtaattaaattaataatttgtaattgacaaaaaatgttcatttaattttggttatgCATAAGTGAAATTGTGATTTAGTTTACAACACGAAACTTAGCATAGTCTAGGTAATGGTTCTACTACTGCAACCCCGACTGAGGATTGACTACTATGATAATTGTGATAGAGTTTTGATTATTGTGACAGAGTTTGATTACTGTAATAATTATGATACAATTATATGCACAACTTATGATAGTTGTGATGGTCAATTATCTGTATAACCTAAGATTATTGTTAAATTGTGAAGAGTAACCAATGGATTAAGTTAAGGTGTAAAGGATAATTAATTGCATATGTAACGTGGGTTTCACCaacaaaagttaaagtttcgataaattaattttttattctttttttggaggtttaattgaaaactttttaaacaattaatttatgaaattttccTTAATTGATTTCAACTTCAATCATGTTTAagttaaattggaaaaattttgtattccaGCCGTtgatcaattttattaattaaggttattaaaaaaatttccttactgtttagaatttgttttaattgaaaaaaaagtgttggTCAacgaaagatattttttaagttaatctTAGATGTAAGAGATTCTACTATTGAACCTtcgaatgaaaatttaaagactCTATGTAACTACTGATCGTGCATTATTGTTAGTGGCTAAACATACATAGTTCAGTTGTGTAGTTGTCGGCTGATGTTATATGATTATGCATGTTTTATGAATTGCTATGTTTGGGGTTTCATGTCTTGAATATGATTGTTACATAATTTTGGACTATGGTGTTTGTTGACTTTAGTTGTTAGGCTTTGTACCCCACTTGTATTGTGTTTCTTCAGAGTCACTCGCATGATTAGGGGTGTTCCTGAGGAACCACATACATGATTACGGGTGTGCCAACACATCACATGCACGGTTAGAGGTCTTTTGTACTATGGTCATATGGAGTCACTCGCACGACTAGGAGTGTTCCTACAAGATCACTCGCATGATGAATGATGTACCTACGGATCACAAACACACTTAGGAGTGTGTACCTACAGATCAGTCACACGACTATGGGTGTTTCTACGAGATAAATCGCTCAGGTGTGCTCAATTGGACACATGACATTATTATTACagaaaattaacaaatcaCCTAGCAGGACCAGTAGTGGATCTCTTAGTGggtatatttttatacttaacAATTTTTCTATGTTTGATTTATATTCAAGCAAAAATAGAGGAAATGAAAAGCTGGCAAAGGGCCTGTGACTCAATTTTGCTTTGATTTACATAATTTGTTATCGGAAttgattttaaacatttttatttataagtcttttattttctttaaaattggTTAGATCAAACTAGGCatgtttttataatattcTTACTGATTTCGGcaaattatgttttatgagCAGTTAtctgaaattattttaaacaaaaaaaaaaaaaaagtgtcaaaattgttatttatgttttaggtaaTAACCACAACTTAGTATAAAGACGAGGTGAACatagtttcaaatattcaaagttttttatttaattataaggTATATAATGTGCATGGAATTAAACCCTTAGtgtatgcatatatatatatataatataatatatatatatataaataaagagataTAAAAGATGATTAatcaagaaataagaaaatagtatTGAAGAAGGAAATGAGATAGGAGATGAGGGGTTACAttgatacatatatatatttgtgtatatatGATCATGGATTAGagatttagaagaaaatgaagaaaccgTTGGTGTTGGTGTTGGTCTCTCTTGACTTACATCAATTGAGAGAGATCAGAGGATGATTATAATTGTTCCACTAATTTCCCACTGAAAATGATGTGTATTGATGAAAACAGGGGTTTATCCAAATCCAAAACCAAATATCCAATTAATATATAactgtttaattaattttagattagATTATTGAGAGTCTAAGCTCCAAATCCAATTCTTGACTCTCACACCCTTCAGGATTTTGACCCATATTTCCACTCCTCTCTTGCCTTTTGCTCCTTCTGCTTTGTGTCCACTGCAAccatataaatcaaattcaaatcacattattattattattattattattattattttattattaattattcattcattcattcctTCATTACGCTCACATTATtgatcaaatatcaaatatatatatatatgtacatatacaCATGCAAAAATAACTCAACCATTTCAATGCTAACTCCTTTAAAGTGGATGATCGATGTGTGTTTTggagtttttgtttaatatatgtttttttctaatcaaGATTTTTCCCAAAAAAGAGTGTGTAATAACAGTGATGTTTAAAGAAGATGACTGTTAAATGACGTTTTTTTCCCCCTCTATTTGCACTCTTCTATTAGAAGTACTTTAGATTGATGTAACACATCATATCATATTTGGTAACTTAAAAGGATTAAACCATTTTTGTTAAGTAACAAAGTCCCCATAAAACATGTACTTAAACATATATCTAAGagtgaattatattttaaaacaattaatctttttttcaaaatcactctttCAATAAGCTGTTAGTACGATGATACGAGAGAATTATACTACTGATTgagaatataaaactaaacattaaattaattttaggcGATGAAAAGGAGATTTCGAAGTGattatatgataaaaatatttttaatcatttcaaaatcactcccaAAACATGTACTTACATCAAAACCaactttattaatttagtatatgcttagattaaaataaacttttgaaaagtatgtcagaaattatttttctcgAAATTAAATccttaaaaatcaaacaaattaaaacaccTTTTAACACAGAtagaatacaattttttaacttttgaaaaataaaaaataattttgatgtgTCAAATAGGTTTTGACGAGTAATTAtagcaataataatgaaaattaaagaaatggaCAAAAATGCAGTACACAAATTAAACACAGTATTAAACATATACAAACATGTTTGATTAGAAAGTGAAGAGACAAAatatggttttgttttcaacatttttatcaaaatgatTGTGTAAAGTTGAAAGGACtgaaatggaaattaaaaaaaaaaataaaaaataaaggatcaaaattagaagatagaaaatttttaatttaattagtaccTGATCTGCTTGTGGATTTTGAAGATAGCATGTCATATTTGGCTGTGCAAAATGTTGGCTCTCTAAGATCCCACCATTATTGCTTGGATCCCATCTATTTCCCATAATTAGCAattacatttcaattttttttaatttacacacCTAAAACTTttctacaaattaattaaatgtttgttttaaagtgaaaaaagaaactttatcTTTGTGAAATATGTAAATAATAGTGTATATAGTACCTTGTGCTATACTGCGAATCACCATCTCTCAggtttcttctttcatattcTCCAAACCCCATCTGCATTATTACCCATcacactaattaattttaacgtttattatcaaaactttggatttttcttcaaaataacaacatttaTGCACATACGAATTAATCCAATTATGATgctttttgaaaagaaattgtgaGTGTAagctaacttttttttttttcttttttacacaATGATATGcttgtttgaaaattagtgTTATTATAAGATTCTCTTTACAAACAttgatcaaatttaattatatatataatgaaatcacattatttactgtttttttatataaaaaaaaaacaccaaaaagaaaatgtattttttttttagtacaatagaGTGGAAGAATTAGAACCGCATGTTTCTTTATTATACTGTATGTGAATTGACGTATGTGAgattggtaaaaaaaaagtgcattAGAAAAAGAGTAATTCATACACAATTTTTAgtaaattgtttcaaaaaaaccaacaaaatgtAATTTCTCCTTAATTTTTGGAGTTGTTGACAAGTCCACGAACACTTTGCTGAATTGAATTCaacttagttttcaaataattctAAAAGAGACATTAGGATCTAGCTAGGGTTAGTCCTAACAGTACAACCTAATTAGTAATTAGCACATGAAATCACTCtctaaaaatcaaacaaatcccGTTATTTACTTCTTAAACTCCAACTTAATTCCAATGTcaacataattcaaataattatagaaataagGCACTCTCTTGAACCAGAGCTAAcccatataattaaaaatcatcaaacaaaaagcTAACACCATATAGGTTCAATATCAATACCATACCATAATATTAGAGGGGAAGCCATAAGACGGGGAAGAGGAAGTCGACGATGGTACCGACCCATAACCTGTTTGCACCCTTGCTATTTCTTGATCCTGAAATAACATTTCAAACCAATAAATAAAGCCCTCcctcaaagaagaaaaaaaaaacaaaaagtcaacaaaaaaaaaaaaaaaattaaaactgaaTACCGATCAAGACTGTGGTTATTACATTAGTGAAAGTGTAAGAAGTGGGATGAAAACCAGCAGAAGCAATTTCACCATGCAATCTGATCTTCTCAAGCTGAGCAACTCCAAGGCCTCTTTGGGGTTGCCTTGGCTGCTTATCAGAACCACCCTTTTTCCCTCTTCTGGACGACGGTGATGAGGACGATGATGATCCGCTCCCTCTATCATTATTATTCCCTAAACTTGGCTCCCCAAAATAACCACTCCCCATTAATAACACAAACTAATTTAACTCAaattcccaaaaaaaaaacttctaccaaaaggaagaacaagagcaaaatatatatgtatatatatatacacacacatatataaagaTATGCTAAGGAATCAAGAAGGGATCTGAAAAATTGAAGCCTTTAAAgcagatttaaaaaaaaaaaaaaaagaatagtaataattttatttaataattaaaaaaaaaaaaaaaaaacgaatgATGCATAGCTGGATGAGATTGCGTTAAGATTTTCAGTGCATTAATAATGTGGTTTaacttataatattatatattgctTGCAAACTGCGAGCTCTACAAAAAGatgattaaataattaatgaattttgttttcattttaataaacatttttccGACTTTCTTGACTCCAACTTGAAAGCGATTGTCTTagattttctcaatttttaattaccaTCTTCTCTCTTCCTATTGGTACGTTAAACTTTCCACATCTCTCTGTTAGACGACACGTCGTTCTATAATCtaattctttatattttaacaacaaatatttatcttgataattaatatatggCCATGTTTCTTGCTCTCCATTACTATATTAATGCTCTTATTTTCCCTATGTGCCACGTCATCCtaccaaacatatatattctccgtaataattttttcatattcctcttctactattttttccccttttctgaattctctctttctttattcttatttttctaagttaaaaaaattgtttcctATATTCATAgagtttttattcttttgaattctcccttttattttatcctttttttccttcaaaattaaCCATTTATTACAATCATTTCATATGTGTTGTAAAgttttgggttttcttttccttgaaaaagatatttagttttgttgatagtaaatttaaacatcATATGCcatcaaaaattcaaatataaaatgaatcaAGAATAATTAGTGAAATTTCTTGTACTAAATTTTAGCATCAACAAATTTGTTCATTAAAATGAATGCAGATGGTCttatagtttttcttaaataggaaagagaaaataaatgttatgTTGTTCAATTTTAGGTAGGTGCAATACCAAAAGAAACCCTAATTAGTAAAAAATtcagctttttttttttttttcctttttttctttcctctctccaaaggagaaaatatatatatatatatatatatatatatatattgtttttttacttcatatctagttattttaaaataaattcactaaatgtcaaaaacaaaaatgaacctTAATTAGTAAACTACGCCGATAACCAAATGAaagttaaattcaaaatataaaaataaaaaaataaagcaatgttctatatattttcattacatGTTATTAGGGATTCTATATTAATAAGCATGCAATTGTTTGggctttttataaataaaaaaatgagaataaaagaagaagctaaTATTTGGTCACTAATCGCATAATTAAAGAACCGAATTTATATTAGACTATGTGTTGAACACatgtttttaatgataaagatggaaatatttgtaaatatttcttcaatttttcttgtctctcattgtttttttaatcaacTACACGCGGTCAATTATgaagttaataataataataaacccCACAACTAAAGATAAATAGgaatatgaacttttttttaaaaaaaaaaaaaaaaaggataaatatggaatataaaatttgatttaatataaCATGAAACTTTATGATGGATattagtaaaattaaattagagtACAAAGacttttctacttttaacttatttattttagtcaacattcttctaattaattaatcaaacagATCTAGGATTCAATTTAATAGATAATTATTGGTAACAAGTAttgattacaaaatatttgttcagACCCAACTCAATCTtcactattttaattatttgtttttatgacTTGCCAAACAAACcagtaaaataattttcataagaaattcaatttgttaaTCAAAAGAATAACGTTCCATAATAATGATTCAGATTAATTCATTCTATCTCATTACTCATTTcagcaaaaaggaaaaatcaaattgttactATATATAGAGATATACTCTacactaattaaatatttataaactaagaATTATAACTACTCCTCTTACAAGTAGATTCTTACCTAATCAATATTTAAGGTATGATCAAAACTTAATTACTTGATATctcatcaaatttattttagtttacatACTTTATCCACtctcaataaatcttaaatctagtaatttaaagttaattaagttttgttaaaatggattaaataataaaaataatcattttcacACCCCAAAAAGATAttatctaaatatatttttacaatgtCTATGgctatgcatatatatatagatatataaacaACAAGAAACCAAATGCAATGCAGGGAGAGTGATTTGAAGATCTTTTGTGACCATAATTGGTGTTTGCTTATACTATAATTGGTGCAGCACAAGGCATGTTAATTATCGTGCACTGCTACCCCTTGAGATATTAGTTAGTGTGAAATTAAGGTAATTCGTATAATAGTAATCTTGCACACTggaaagaagataaataataaacatttggTGGAGATTTAAACGTACTATTGTTCCAAGTGTTGGTGAGcaagaagttaaaaaaaggaccaaagaataaaaatggtgggactcattttaaaaatcacaatcattaaaatttgattattatgattaattaTGTACATACATAATCAATTGA
This genomic interval carries:
- the LOC101216116 gene encoding protein SPEAR1: MGSGYFGEPSLGNNNDRGSGSSSSSSPSSRRGKKGGSDKQPRQPQRGLGVAQLEKIRLHGEIASAGFHPTSYTFTNDQEIARVQTGYGSVPSSTSSSPSYGFPSNIMMGFGEYERRNLRDGDSQYSTRWDPSNNGGILESQHFAQPNMTCYLQNPQADQWTQSRRSKRQERSGNMGQNPEGCESQELDLELRLSII